The genome window AGGGAGAGCTGGTTCGCTTTGTCCACAGGGTTTATCGGGGCACTAATGGGGCCTACCCCGCACTGGAGTGGGTGGAGGAGAAGCCAGGCATCGATGACTTCGAAGGCTTCAGGGAAGTCTACGAGCCGTTCCTTGAGTTCAGATTGGGGAAAGAGTTCGATGAACTCTACGTGCTAAGGGACGGGGAGGGCAGAATAATCGGCACCGTAGCACTCGTTTACAACCTCGAAGGCAAGGCCCTCTGGTGGGTGCCGGAGGAGATAAAGGGGGAGAAAACCGGGCTCATCGAGTTCTTCATGGTCGATCCAGCGTACAGGGGCAGGGGCTACGGCTCAAAGCTCCTGGAGTTCGCCATAGGAAGACTCAAAGAGCTTGGTAGGGAGGCGTACGTCATAACCTTCCCCGAGCTTGAGGCTTATTCATATTATATAAAAAAGGGCTTCGAAAAGGTGATGGACTACCGTGAGTTCGTGGTGCTCAAGAAGGTGTGAGCCGCCAGAGCAATTTCCCTCAGCAGGCTCACTAAGCCGGGCTTCGTTCCGCCAAAGGCTAAATCCAAAAGAAATTGAAAAGAGTCAGAAGTTGAAGTTTATATCCTTCATCAGCTGGTCGTAGAACTCCTCGCGGTAGATGTCGGGGTAGCGGGTTATGTACTCGTACTGCTTCCTCAGAAGGTTGTAGTGGTTGCGCTCCATGTCCGCGAGCATCTCAAGGACGAGGCGCGTGTTCTCGTTGGCGGCGTAGCCGGCTAACTCGTGGTAGAGCTTCTCGCTGACCAGTTCCGCCTTCATGGCTACCTCGTAAATCTCGTCGATGTTTAGGTCCGGCCTCTTGATGACATCGCCCATCTTCTCGGCGATGACTTTGAACTCACCCATCACCCCTATCTCAATCTTCTTTGGCTCGGTCCTGCCGCCGATGAACTTCTCGGCCATCTTCTCTATTATCTCGCGGTGCCTGTCCTCCTCCCTCGCCAGAAACAGCAGTTCGTCCCGAATAATGTCGCTCTTGACGACAGAAGCGAGCTTCTCGTAGGCCTCCTTGGCCCTTATCTCGGCGTTCATTGCAATCTCAAAAACTTCCCTGTCGGTTATCTCCATCAAGAATCACCACTACATTATAATCCAAAGAGACTATTAATCTTCTGGTTACACAAGCCGAATGTTTCAATGGGCAAAAATGGACACCATCTTCTGTCGTCGGCATAACGACAAATATTTCATGAGAAGTTGATTGAATGACAGCAAATCTAGGGATAGTATTTTAAACCCCTTCAACCTACGGGGGGCACCAATGGGGGGAAAGAAGATGTCCCGGAAAAAGGCGACGGTTGGAACGTATTTCAAGGAGCCAAATATGAGGTGCCTCAGCGTACCGGCCCTTCCGGTGAGCTACCGCCATCATTGACTCTTCTGGAACTTCGTTAGGCCCGGATAGTTCTGAAACTGCTGATTTTGTGAATAAAACTCGGGAGGGGTTAGTGTGAGAAAGGGTTTGCTGGCCGAGTCAGAGAAACTGTCGGAGATTAGCAGGTATCTGAGACGAACCTTTGAGCTGTGGGGCTACCGCGAGGTTTTCCTACCGGTTATTGAGGAGTACAGCGAGAACCTGAGGAAGGGGACAAAGTTCGCCTACAACAATGGGTTCTACGTCATAAAACCCGACATAACCTCGCAGATACTGGAGAACATCAAGGAGCCGCCCGAGAAGCTCAAGCTCTACTACATCAGCGAGGTTCTTGACGGAGGGATTAGGGGACAGTGGCAGGCCGGGGTGGAGTACATCGGCGGGGACGTTACGAAGATGGCCGCGGAGGTGCTCCTCACGGTCATAACCTCCCTCGAAGCCCTGGGGATAGAGGAGTTCTACATAGACATCGGAAGTCTGAAGGTCTGGGAAAAGGCCACCGAAGACGTGAAGGAGTTCCGGAAGGAAATCTACAGGGCGCTCGTGAGGAGGAACTTTGAGATAATAGAGCGCCTCCCGATAAGCGTGGAAAAGAAGGAAGAGCTCTGGAGGCTCTTCAACTTCTGGGGAAAGGAGAGCGGTTATCAGAAGCTTGATAGAATAGTCGAGGCGGTTGATGACGAAAGGCTGTTCATAGACTTCGGCACAGTCAGGCCTCTCCCCTACTACCGGGACGTACTCTTCGAGGTGTACTCTCCGGAACTCGGGAAACCCCTCGGAGGAGGCGGGGAGTACACCTTCAAGGGAAAGCCCGCCTTTGGCTTTGCCTTTGATATGGGGGCGCTTTCAAGGCTTTTCAGAAAGAGGGGGGACAGGAACCGGAAAAAGCTGAGAGGGGAACTCAGGGAAGTCTTTGCCGGGGCAAAAAGGCTCGTGAGAATGGGCATCCCGGTGGAGGTGGAGTGAATGAAGCGTTCCAACGGCTCCCCAATAAGGTTCGTCCTCCCCAAGGGGCGGCTTCTTCCCGGCTCTCTCGAAATCCTCCAGAGGGCTGGAATCGAGCTGAGGCCCCCAGCAGAGAGGAGGCTCATCGAAAGAATCGGCAGCTATGAGGTTCTCCTTGCAAGGGCCTTTGACGTTCCCGTTTACGTGGAGTACGGAATCGACGTCGGCATCTCCGGGAGCGATGTGGTGGAGGAGCGCGGAAGCGACGTCCTCATACCCCTTGAACTGCCCTTCGGAAAGTGCAGGTTGAGCCTGGCCATGCCGGCTGAGAGCACCGTCAAGCCCGAGGATATGGACGGCTACCGGATAGCCACCAAGTATCCAGGGATAACGAGGCGGTTCTTTGAGGGGCTCGACGTTGAGGTGGAAATCCTGAAGCTCCACGGGAGCATCGAGCTGGCCCCAAAGATAGGGATAGCCGACGCCATCGTGGACATAGTCGAGACCGGAAACACGCTGAGGGCAAACGGTCTGGTCGAGGTGGAGAAGATAATGGACGTCTCCGCCCTGCTACTCGTTAACAGGATAGCCCAGAAAACGAAGTTCGAGGAGATAAACGAACTCGTGTGGAAGGTTAAGGAGGTGATTGGGGATGGATTTTGAGCTTGAGAGATACGTCGCCGGAATACTGCGGGATATTCGGGAGAGAGGGCTTGAAGCGGTTAGGGAGTACTCCCTCAGGTTCGACGGCTACGCCGGCCCGTTCCGTGTGACCGAGGAGGAGTTCGAGGAGGCCGCGCGAAGCATTCCCAGGAGGGACAGGAAGATAATCCTCCGCACCGTTGAACGCCTGTGGGAGTACCACGAGAGGCAGATGGAAAGGGAACGGCTTTTCATCAAAAACGGCTCCCTCTACGGGATAATCTACCGCCCGGTAAGGAGGATAGGAATCTATGTGCCCGGCGGAAAACCGCTCCCCTCGACGCTGATGATGGTGGCAGTTCCAGCAAAAATCGCGGGCGTTAAGGAGATAGCGGTCACAATCCCGCCAAAGGACGGAAAGGTGAATCCCTACGTCCTCTACGTTGCAAAACTGCTCGGCATCACCGAGGTCTACAAGCTCGGTGGAATCCAGGCGATAGGCGCGATGGCCTACGGGGTCGGTATGAAGAAGATGGACAAAATATTCGGCCCCGGAAACAGGTTCGTCAACGAGGCCAAGAGGCAGGTTTTCGGTGTCGTTGGCATAGACAGCCTCGCCGGGCCGTCGGAGATAGCGGTGATAGCGGACGAAACGGCAGAGAAGGAGTACGTTCTGGCGGATTTGCTCAGCCAGCTGGAGCACGGAAAGGACAGCAGAGCCTGGCTCCTCACGACCTCAGGGGAACTCGCGGAGTTCTGCTCCCGGGAGGGGGTAGAGGTCGTCCTCTGCGAAAACTTAGAGGAGTGCGTTAGGAGGGCCAACGAGATAGCGCCGGAGCACCTTGAGATAATCACGGAGAGACCGATGGAGCTCGTCGATGGGATAGAAAACGCCGGGGCGATTTACTTAGGCCCCTACACGCCGGTTCCAGCCGCTGATTACTTCCTCGGCGTCAACCACGTCCTGCCAACCGGAGGGGCGGCGAAGTTCAGCGGCGTCCTAACTGTGAGGGACTTCCTCAAGCCAATAAGCCTTGCAGGGGTGAGCAGAGAGGAGTTCCTCGCGGAGAGGGAGCTGGGGCTGAGGCTGGCCGAGATAGAGGGCATGAACTACCACAGGAGGAGCATGGAGGCGAGGAGATGAGGCGCAAAACCAAAGAGACCGACGTAACGGTCGAGCTTGATTCGAAAGGGAGCATCAGGACGGGCGATAAGGTGCTCGACCACCTCCTCACCGCCCTCTTTTTCTACATGGGGCGGGAGGCGAAAGTAGAGGCCACCTACGACCTCAGGCACCACCTGTGGGAGGACGTCGGGATAACCCTCGGAGAGGAGCTTCGCTCAAAGCTCCCGGGGAAGTTCGCCCGCTTCGGGAGCGCGGTGATGCCTATGGATGATGCCCTCGTGCTGGTCGCTGTTGACATCTCGGGAAGGCCATACGTAAGCCTTGAACTGTCCTTCGAGGAGGAAGAGGAGGGGTTTGAGAAAGCCCTTGTGAGGGAGTTCCTGTGGGGGCTGGCGCGGTCGCTGAAGGCAACGGTCCACGTGAAAACGCTGAGCGGGGTCAATGCCCACCACGTCATCGAGGCGGCATTCAAGGGACTCGGCGTCGCCCTCGGGAAGGCAGTCCGGGAGAGCGGGAAGCTTGAGAGCACGAAGGGCCTGCTGGAGGTGTGAGGGTGATAGCGATAGTTGACCTCGGAATAGGGAACCTCGCCAACGTGAAGAAAGCTCTGGGAGGAACCATAACGAGCGACCCCTACGAGATAGAGAGGGCCGAGAAGATAGTACTGCCCGGCGTTGGAAACTTCGGGGCGGTGATGGACAGGCTTGAGCCCCTCAGGGGCGTCATACTCGATGCCATAAACGACGGGAAGCCCTTCCTGGGGATATGCCTCGGCCTTCAGCTGCTCTTCGAGGGGAGCGAGGAAAGCCCGGGGAAGCCCGGTCTGGGGGTCTTCAGAGGGAACGTGGTGAGGTTTCGGGGCGTCAGAACACCTCACATCGGCTGGAACCAGCTCTGGCTCAGAAAGGAGTGCCCCCTCTTCAGGGGCATAAGGGACGGGGCGTACTTCTACTTCGTCCACTCCTACCACGCGGTCCCGGAGGAGGACATCGTTGCGGGCGTTACCGACTACGAGTCAAAGGGGCAGAGAGTCGTCTTCACCTCGGCGGTGTGCAGGGACAACGTTTACGCCGTCCAGTTCCACCCGGAGAAGAGCGGGAGAAACGGGCTTACCGTGATGAGGAACTTCAGGGGGCTTTAGAATGGAGGTTTATCCCGCGATAGACCTTATGGGTGGAAAAGCGGTGAGGCTCTACAAAGGGAGGAGAGAGAAAGTCAGGGTCTACGGCGAGCCGGTTGAGATAGCTGGGCGGTTCGCCGAACTCGTGGACAAAATCCACATAGTTGACCTGGACGGGGCCTTTGAAGGCTTTCCCCGGAACCTCGACGTTGTCAGGGAGATAATCGAGGAGACCGGGCTGAGGGTTCAGTTCGGCGGCGGACTCAGGAGCTATGAAGCCATCGCCAAGGCCTACGAAATCGGCGTGGAGAACGCCATAATAGGCACAAAGGCCCTCGACTTGCGCTTCCTTGAGAGGATAACTGAGGAGTTTGAAGGCATAACGGTCAGCCTCGACTCGCGGAACGGGAGGATAGCCGTGAGGGGCTGGCTTGAGAGTGGAATGCCGGTTAGAGAAGCCTACGAAACGCTGAAACCCTACGTGGACCGCTTTATTTACACCTCCGTTGAGAGGGACGGCACGCTGACGGGAATAGAGGAAATCGAGAGGTTCTGGCAAAGCGGGGAGTTCATCTACGCCGGGGGAGTGTCGAGCGCCGAAGACGTAAGAAAGCTTGCGAAAATCGGCTTTTCGGGGGTCGTGGTCGGAAAGGCCCTGTACGAGAGAAAGCTCGCCCTTGAGGAGCTCCTGGAGGTGGCAAAATGCTCGCCAAGCGAATAATAGCGGCCCTGGACATAAAGGACGGGAGGGTCGTCAAGGGGATAAAGTTCAGGAACATACGCGACGCCGGCGACCCGGTCGAGCTGGCGAAACGCTACGAGGCGGAGGGAATAGACGAGATAGTCTTCCTCGATATAACGGCGTCGTACGAAAGGAGAAAAATCCTGCTCGGGCTGGTCGAGAGGATAGCCGGGGAGATATACGTCCCCTTCACGGTCGGCGGCGGCATAAGGACTGTTGAGGAGGCGAGGGAGATAATCAAGCGGGGGGCGGATAAGGTTTTCATCAACACGGCGGCGGTTGAAAGGTCGGAACTGGTGAGGGAGATTGCCGAGATAGTTGGCACCGCCAACCTCGTGGTGGCAATCGACGCCAGGTGGAACGGCTCCTTCTGGGAGGTCTACACCCACGGCGGAAGGAAGCCGAGGGGAATTGATGCGGTCGAGTGGGCGAGAAGGGTTGAGGGGCTGGGCGCGGGCGAGATACTGCTCACGAGCATGGACACCGACGGAACGAAGAGGGGCTTCGACATAGCCCTGACGAGGGCCGTCGTGGAGGCGGTTGATATACCGGTCATAGCCTCTGGCGGAGCTGGAAAACCGGAGCACTTCTACGAGGCCTTTAAGGCCGGGGCTGAAGCGGCTCT of Thermococcus sp. JdF3 contains these proteins:
- the hisD gene encoding histidinol dehydrogenase, whose translation is MDFELERYVAGILRDIRERGLEAVREYSLRFDGYAGPFRVTEEEFEEAARSIPRRDRKIILRTVERLWEYHERQMERERLFIKNGSLYGIIYRPVRRIGIYVPGGKPLPSTLMMVAVPAKIAGVKEIAVTIPPKDGKVNPYVLYVAKLLGITEVYKLGGIQAIGAMAYGVGMKKMDKIFGPGNRFVNEAKRQVFGVVGIDSLAGPSEIAVIADETAEKEYVLADLLSQLEHGKDSRAWLLTTSGELAEFCSREGVEVVLCENLEECVRRANEIAPEHLEIITERPMELVDGIENAGAIYLGPYTPVPAADYFLGVNHVLPTGGAAKFSGVLTVRDFLKPISLAGVSREEFLAERELGLRLAEIEGMNYHRRSMEARR
- a CDS encoding ATP phosphoribosyltransferase regulatory subunit yields the protein MRKGLLAESEKLSEISRYLRRTFELWGYREVFLPVIEEYSENLRKGTKFAYNNGFYVIKPDITSQILENIKEPPEKLKLYYISEVLDGGIRGQWQAGVEYIGGDVTKMAAEVLLTVITSLEALGIEEFYIDIGSLKVWEKATEDVKEFRKEIYRALVRRNFEIIERLPISVEKKEELWRLFNFWGKESGYQKLDRIVEAVDDERLFIDFGTVRPLPYYRDVLFEVYSPELGKPLGGGGEYTFKGKPAFGFAFDMGALSRLFRKRGDRNRKKLRGELREVFAGAKRLVRMGIPVEVE
- the hisB gene encoding imidazoleglycerol-phosphate dehydratase HisB, producing the protein MRRKTKETDVTVELDSKGSIRTGDKVLDHLLTALFFYMGREAKVEATYDLRHHLWEDVGITLGEELRSKLPGKFARFGSAVMPMDDALVLVAVDISGRPYVSLELSFEEEEEGFEKALVREFLWGLARSLKATVHVKTLSGVNAHHVIEAAFKGLGVALGKAVRESGKLESTKGLLEV
- a CDS encoding GNAT family N-acetyltransferase — translated: MGIESVENPLELKGELVRFVHRVYRGTNGAYPALEWVEEKPGIDDFEGFREVYEPFLEFRLGKEFDELYVLRDGEGRIIGTVALVYNLEGKALWWVPEEIKGEKTGLIEFFMVDPAYRGRGYGSKLLEFAIGRLKELGREAYVITFPELEAYSYYIKKGFEKVMDYREFVVLKKV
- the hisF gene encoding imidazole glycerol phosphate synthase subunit HisF; this translates as MLAKRIIAALDIKDGRVVKGIKFRNIRDAGDPVELAKRYEAEGIDEIVFLDITASYERRKILLGLVERIAGEIYVPFTVGGGIRTVEEAREIIKRGADKVFINTAAVERSELVREIAEIVGTANLVVAIDARWNGSFWEVYTHGGRKPRGIDAVEWARRVEGLGAGEILLTSMDTDGTKRGFDIALTRAVVEAVDIPVIASGGAGKPEHFYEAFKAGAEAALAASIFHYGEYTVGELKGYLAERGIPVRLDY
- a CDS encoding ferritin family protein → MEITDREVFEIAMNAEIRAKEAYEKLASVVKSDIIRDELLFLAREEDRHREIIEKMAEKFIGGRTEPKKIEIGVMGEFKVIAEKMGDVIKRPDLNIDEIYEVAMKAELVSEKLYHELAGYAANENTRLVLEMLADMERNHYNLLRKQYEYITRYPDIYREEFYDQLMKDINFNF
- the hisH gene encoding imidazole glycerol phosphate synthase subunit HisH produces the protein MIAIVDLGIGNLANVKKALGGTITSDPYEIERAEKIVLPGVGNFGAVMDRLEPLRGVILDAINDGKPFLGICLGLQLLFEGSEESPGKPGLGVFRGNVVRFRGVRTPHIGWNQLWLRKECPLFRGIRDGAYFYFVHSYHAVPEEDIVAGVTDYESKGQRVVFTSAVCRDNVYAVQFHPEKSGRNGLTVMRNFRGL
- the hisA gene encoding 1-(5-phosphoribosyl)-5-((5-phosphoribosylamino)methylideneamino)imidazole-4-carboxamide isomerase, with translation MEVYPAIDLMGGKAVRLYKGRREKVRVYGEPVEIAGRFAELVDKIHIVDLDGAFEGFPRNLDVVREIIEETGLRVQFGGGLRSYEAIAKAYEIGVENAIIGTKALDLRFLERITEEFEGITVSLDSRNGRIAVRGWLESGMPVREAYETLKPYVDRFIYTSVERDGTLTGIEEIERFWQSGEFIYAGGVSSAEDVRKLAKIGFSGVVVGKALYERKLALEELLEVAKCSPSE
- the hisG gene encoding ATP phosphoribosyltransferase; protein product: MRFVLPKGRLLPGSLEILQRAGIELRPPAERRLIERIGSYEVLLARAFDVPVYVEYGIDVGISGSDVVEERGSDVLIPLELPFGKCRLSLAMPAESTVKPEDMDGYRIATKYPGITRRFFEGLDVEVEILKLHGSIELAPKIGIADAIVDIVETGNTLRANGLVEVEKIMDVSALLLVNRIAQKTKFEEINELVWKVKEVIGDGF